One window of the Janthinobacterium sp. PAMC25594 genome contains the following:
- a CDS encoding DUF4157 domain-containing protein, with the protein MFLCRWAFASLAQRSLRGSKQGALQAQVAQSAVQLADGGIDPRQLGLLRGGGQPLSQALLAKMESAFNADFSDVRVHIGPQAGRLGALAFTTGKDLYFATWQDAATALIVRSKDLAPTPQIAVASVRWLVNFPSLRRSANCSCRSLPGLG; encoded by the coding sequence ATGTTTCTTTGCCGCTGGGCGTTTGCCTCGCTCGCTCAGCGTTCCCTGCGAGGTTCGAAGCAAGGCGCTTTGCAGGCGCAAGTGGCGCAGTCGGCGGTTCAACTGGCGGACGGTGGCATAGACCCGCGGCAACTTGGTCTCCTACGCGGAGGCGGGCAGCCATTATCACAAGCGCTTCTGGCGAAGATGGAATCGGCGTTTAACGCTGATTTTTCCGACGTGCGCGTCCATATAGGACCGCAGGCGGGCCGGCTTGGTGCCCTCGCCTTCACGACAGGAAAGGACCTCTACTTCGCGACCTGGCAAGATGCCGCAACCGCACTGATCGTGCGTTCCAAGGACTTGGCCCCGACGCCGCAGATAGCGGTGGCATCGGTGCGATGGTTAGTAAATTTTCCAAGCTTGCGCAGATCGGCGAACTGCTCATGTCGATCACTTCCGGGCCTGGGGTAA
- a CDS encoding putative holin, protein MTEPATITAAGGALALGTVTLTGSILGLEYDVLLVGLAGGLVALSMVDQTSRLKMVISVMTSALVAGYVGPIAHAGAMEYFPWMAKSADAVRWFCAFAAGVSAQTIVPLALGWLKKKGGVQ, encoded by the coding sequence ATGACTGAACCCGCAACAATTACCGCCGCCGGCGGTGCACTCGCTCTCGGTACCGTGACACTGACCGGCTCGATCCTCGGCCTGGAATACGATGTGCTACTCGTCGGCCTAGCAGGCGGCCTTGTCGCCTTGTCGATGGTCGACCAGACCAGCCGTCTGAAAATGGTTATTTCCGTCATGACAAGCGCCTTGGTAGCCGGTTATGTCGGACCCATTGCGCATGCTGGTGCGATGGAATATTTTCCCTGGATGGCGAAGTCTGCCGACGCTGTGCGCTGGTTCTGTGCGTTCGCCGCCGGCGTCTCGGCACAAACCATCGTTCCGCTCGCATTGGGCTGGCTGAAGAAAAAAGGAGGTGTTCAATGA
- a CDS encoding glycoside hydrolase family 19 protein translates to MSALELSQLLAIMPLARARAPAFLVPLNAAMLEFGITTPARQASFLSQVGHESGQLRYVRELASGQAYEGRADLGNTQRGDGVRFRGRGLLQVTGRANYAACGQALGLDLLAQPELLEQAINACRSAGWFWQTKGLNALADAGDQVKVTRRINGGTNGLAERLALFAVAQRVLA, encoded by the coding sequence ATGAGCGCCCTGGAACTGTCCCAGCTGCTGGCCATCATGCCGCTGGCACGCGCGCGCGCGCCAGCCTTCCTGGTGCCGCTGAATGCGGCCATGCTGGAATTCGGCATCACGACCCCAGCGCGCCAGGCGTCGTTCCTGTCACAGGTCGGGCACGAGTCTGGCCAGCTACGCTATGTGCGTGAGCTGGCCAGCGGCCAGGCCTACGAGGGCCGTGCCGATCTGGGCAACACGCAACGTGGCGACGGCGTGCGCTTCCGTGGGCGGGGCCTGCTGCAGGTGACCGGGCGCGCGAACTACGCCGCCTGTGGCCAGGCGCTGGGCCTGGATCTGCTGGCACAGCCCGAGCTGCTCGAGCAGGCCATCAACGCCTGCCGCTCGGCAGGCTGGTTCTGGCAGACCAAGGGGCTGAACGCCCTGGCCGATGCCGGCGATCAGGTGAAGGTGACGCGACGCATCAATGGCGGCACGAATGGCCTGGCCGAGCGCCTGGCGCTATTCGCGGTGGCGCAGCGGGTGCTCGCGTGA
- a CDS encoding lysis protein, with translation MSALAKFAGKVPSWLYATVMLCVLASAGMLYQRLLGNAQGRAEVQALWDTDKKTRAAAETKAVAQRAAENLALARQQAAKAAAVTKVYDDEINDVRARLAAAERMRKPAFCPSAGPTAPAGASGPEGGTAADPASGLLPDAVARDIQALILQTEEVAATGRACQAFIRANIVP, from the coding sequence GTGAGTGCGCTGGCTAAGTTCGCCGGCAAGGTGCCCAGCTGGCTGTACGCCACCGTAATGCTGTGCGTGCTGGCGAGTGCCGGCATGCTTTACCAGCGCCTCCTCGGTAACGCCCAAGGCCGGGCGGAAGTGCAGGCGCTGTGGGATACCGACAAGAAGACCCGCGCGGCGGCGGAAACGAAGGCGGTGGCGCAGCGCGCTGCCGAGAATCTGGCGCTGGCCAGGCAACAGGCCGCCAAAGCGGCGGCCGTCACGAAAGTCTACGATGACGAAATCAACGATGTGCGCGCTCGTCTTGCTGCTGCTGAGCGCATGCGCAAGCCCGCCTTCTGTCCAAGTGCTGGACCTACCGCCCCGGCCGGTGCCAGTGGCCCCGAAGGAGGCACTGCAGCCGATCCCGCCAGCGGGCTACTTCCTGACGCAGTGGCGCGAGATATTCAAGCCTTGATCCTGCAGACGGAAGAGGTAGCCGCGACTGGACGGGCATGCCAGGCATTTATCCGAGCCAACATCGTCCCGTAA